In one Butyrivibrio proteoclasticus B316 genomic region, the following are encoded:
- a CDS encoding DUF2357 domain-containing protein yields MGIAAVSLKAKNGIEIVIYPQGEWDNIDFNVATEEEGTDIIVYEEKEAASKAALSKLDIATSVDGQKILRLRETATYTCRLKDDIQAGSDQICENLGFPNEKNNKFLKVTRDRDALSFRFINYLGRTHLKNSSDETVVDFEIVPQKMNYEEDYIELTKKLAEECAEILLEYSGVTSNRFDTSDTNSAKTLLEQFIFLREFCYSHNLQALFGHIKRNPDRMLMKDEVLKPIEQGSPSASFYSSPFSHSRGWQMVNGKPMPQEVAVTRKYDSLDTVANRFVMFALKKFNLICRELCSSLDTAKGKNAGQNMYTECYREALEIQRITDDILRDHFFDDVRELTIMPQNNQVLEKREGYRQVFYAAAMVDLALQLNWEGEQEAYSGESKNTALLYEYWLFFELRKIISSIENCQCVQASEKPFINTDNGLTISLSEGQTSCQAFLLPDLGTRVNLYYNRTFSREEFSNTKYAGSYSRPFRPDYTLEVYPSDYLKPEDAIREGAVSYIHFDAKYRITDLRSFIGPDENEMTEEQIKEEVENDKQDSVTNTYKRGDLLKMHTYNDAIRRTVGSYVLYPGDFDSKTKNYRLFEEILPGVGAFAIKPSIQTDSENALKDFIYEIIEARSRKYSRLNRMLSYSNLVLGEPAISTLDKRTTGKERDNKNIHNDLCVIGYLRPDYYELLSREGLLSEGRTFVFYYYAIKGESVYSHHEDIGKAKYIRFYQNDINATGRYEIEPFKGIIKSRELVSKKQLDDLLTESGSNDGKERSADFYYVLKVEIVSCTEPKISCNNSDLNGVNENDTFSPHSPKVVTEDWLLVKS; encoded by the coding sequence ATGGGCATAGCAGCGGTTTCATTAAAAGCTAAAAATGGAATAGAGATAGTGATTTATCCACAGGGTGAGTGGGACAATATAGATTTTAACGTAGCTACTGAAGAAGAAGGCACAGATATAATTGTCTATGAAGAAAAAGAAGCTGCGTCTAAAGCTGCGCTCTCAAAGCTTGATATTGCAACTTCAGTGGATGGACAGAAAATATTAAGGCTTCGCGAAACAGCTACTTATACATGCAGATTAAAGGATGACATTCAAGCTGGTTCAGATCAGATTTGTGAGAATCTCGGTTTCCCAAATGAGAAGAATAATAAGTTCCTCAAAGTAACCAGAGATAGAGATGCATTATCCTTTAGATTTATTAACTACCTGGGAAGAACACATTTAAAAAATTCTTCAGATGAAACTGTAGTCGATTTTGAAATAGTACCTCAGAAGATGAATTATGAAGAGGACTATATTGAGTTGACTAAAAAGCTGGCTGAAGAGTGCGCAGAAATCTTGTTGGAGTATTCAGGTGTTACATCGAACAGATTTGATACATCTGATACCAATAGTGCCAAGACGCTTTTGGAGCAGTTTATTTTCTTGAGGGAATTCTGTTACTCACATAACTTACAGGCTCTTTTCGGACATATAAAGCGTAATCCGGATAGAATGCTTATGAAGGATGAAGTCCTTAAGCCAATTGAACAGGGCTCTCCAAGTGCAAGCTTTTATTCCAGCCCTTTTTCCCATAGTAGAGGGTGGCAGATGGTAAATGGAAAGCCTATGCCTCAGGAAGTTGCTGTAACAAGAAAATATGACAGTCTTGATACAGTTGCAAACCGTTTTGTGATGTTTGCTTTGAAAAAATTTAACCTGATATGTAGAGAACTCTGTTCAAGTCTTGATACTGCAAAAGGGAAAAACGCAGGACAGAATATGTATACGGAGTGCTATCGGGAGGCTTTAGAGATTCAAAGAATTACTGATGACATTTTGAGAGATCATTTCTTTGATGATGTAAGAGAACTTACGATTATGCCGCAGAATAATCAGGTACTTGAAAAGAGAGAAGGATATAGACAAGTCTTTTACGCGGCAGCTATGGTTGATCTTGCTCTTCAGTTGAATTGGGAGGGTGAGCAGGAGGCCTATAGCGGTGAATCTAAAAATACGGCATTACTGTATGAGTACTGGCTGTTTTTTGAACTTAGAAAAATTATCAGTTCAATCGAAAATTGCCAATGTGTACAGGCTTCTGAAAAGCCGTTCATCAATACTGACAATGGTCTAACTATTTCATTAAGCGAAGGTCAGACTTCTTGTCAGGCATTTCTTCTTCCTGATTTGGGTACAAGGGTGAATCTGTATTATAACAGGACCTTTTCAAGGGAAGAGTTTTCCAATACAAAGTATGCAGGATCATATTCAAGGCCGTTTAGACCGGATTACACGCTGGAAGTGTATCCTTCGGATTATCTTAAACCTGAAGATGCCATCAGAGAAGGCGCGGTAAGCTATATTCATTTTGATGCGAAGTACAGGATAACGGATTTAAGATCTTTTATCGGACCTGATGAAAATGAAATGACAGAGGAGCAGATAAAGGAAGAAGTTGAAAATGATAAACAGGATAGCGTAACGAATACATACAAGCGAGGAGATCTTCTGAAAATGCATACATACAATGATGCAATTAGAAGAACTGTAGGAAGTTACGTCCTGTATCCTGGAGATTTTGATTCAAAGACAAAGAATTACAGACTCTTTGAGGAGATTCTTCCAGGAGTAGGTGCTTTTGCAATCAAACCAAGTATTCAGACGGACAGTGAAAATGCATTGAAGGATTTTATATATGAAATCATTGAAGCACGTAGCAGAAAATACAGCAGACTTAACCGTATGTTGTCTTATAGCAACCTTGTACTTGGAGAACCTGCGATTAGTACGTTAGATAAAAGAACAACAGGTAAGGAAAGGGACAATAAGAATATCCATAATGATTTGTGTGTTATTGGTTATTTGAGACCTGATTATTATGAGTTATTGAGCAGAGAAGGGCTTTTATCTGAAGGCAGGACTTTTGTTTTTTATTACTATGCAATTAAGGGCGAATCAGTGTATTCACATCATGAAGATATAGGAAAAGCAAAGTATATTCGCTTTTATCAGAATGATATAAATGCTACGGGTAGATATGAAATAGAGCCGTTTAAAGGAATCATAAAATCAAGAGAATTGGTTTCAAAAAAGCAGCTTGATGATTTACTGACAGAGAGTGGTTCTAACGATGGTAAAGAAAGATCCGCAGATTTTTATTATGTTCTTAAGGTGGAGATAGTAAGCTGTACTGAACCAAAGATTAGCTGTAATAATAGTGATTTGAATGGCGTGAATGAAAATGATACATTCAGTCCGCATTCACCAAAGGTTGTAACAGAAGATTGGTTATTAGTGAAATCTTGA
- a CDS encoding McrB family protein gives MSFTPFARYRNFTLANLKSLLEVYPDMAGSISWDFAKDLAEERLKGYKRTAYQQACQLGLEDRSTNSFKVHNYLYTFDDNNLTRYLVFWFKTYYAPNPYVKSDDEAFLLYCRLCEDILQSENHSVSFEEFVEKNIGGKSDDILLNAIKAFAAPVKYKKVGNDDFLYVSDEDVTAVESEIAFIKTNFPIGESKSERDFFERFSYQNFCKFYDEPEDPLVKDGEELENVYDTRIELPFKQSKKCAQQLVDCIYGIDKFKRISSLLKINDKNIKIVTDDLGGNYLRYIFPRTSSDSYNDESRVFLEKEYEIPVDDSLEICRLSNQWVSTELNEATSSGLSLIALISIINANYSDVIKIYEEDGKWYLDILMREFKLEELPNCFDSDFAQRYISSLIAKPFVILTGNSGTGKTRIAKQISQYLEKDVDGKRNWLIVPVGADWTDNTKMLGFYNPLEERYVSTPTLDFILQASENVSIPHFLILDEMNLSHVERYFSDFLSAMESDEEIPLYKKPVQKGNTEDSEDVIPEKIRLPKNLFVTGTVNIDETTYMFSPKVLDRSNVVEFKPEEADVLKLMTGATDVNKVEAADFGVAEGFTVLASEIRNGVCNVEQAKLEQVRTFLGSIYEDLQESGFEFAYRTVKEIRQYFAAAYELHKDEFNLTRTMDEQIVQKILPKIYGDRKQIGKLLDTLEEKCKKGIEDPSKEMTLSVKKIKQMKKRLDKYQYASFM, from the coding sequence ATGTCATTTACACCATTTGCAAGATATAGAAACTTTACATTAGCTAATCTCAAATCATTACTTGAAGTTTATCCTGATATGGCAGGTTCTATTTCATGGGATTTTGCTAAGGACCTAGCTGAGGAGCGATTGAAAGGATATAAAAGAACCGCTTATCAGCAAGCATGCCAACTTGGTTTAGAAGATAGATCAACAAATAGCTTCAAGGTACATAATTATTTATATACTTTTGATGACAATAATCTGACACGATATCTTGTTTTTTGGTTTAAGACGTATTATGCACCGAACCCTTATGTAAAATCAGATGATGAGGCGTTTCTTTTATATTGCCGATTATGCGAGGATATTCTACAGTCAGAGAATCATTCCGTAAGCTTTGAGGAATTTGTTGAAAAGAATATCGGTGGAAAAAGTGATGATATTTTACTTAACGCCATAAAGGCATTTGCTGCACCAGTTAAATATAAAAAAGTTGGAAATGATGATTTTTTGTATGTTTCTGATGAGGACGTTACTGCGGTTGAGAGCGAAATAGCGTTTATCAAAACAAACTTTCCGATAGGAGAATCAAAATCTGAACGAGACTTCTTTGAAAGATTTTCATATCAGAACTTTTGTAAGTTTTATGATGAACCAGAAGATCCTTTAGTTAAGGATGGAGAGGAACTGGAAAATGTTTATGACACAAGAATTGAGTTGCCTTTCAAGCAAAGCAAAAAATGCGCACAGCAGTTAGTTGATTGTATCTATGGCATAGATAAGTTTAAAAGAATATCATCACTTTTGAAAATAAACGATAAGAATATCAAAATAGTCACTGATGATTTGGGAGGCAATTACCTTAGATATATTTTTCCGAGAACTTCATCTGATTCATATAATGATGAGTCTAGAGTGTTTTTGGAAAAAGAATACGAGATACCAGTTGATGATAGTTTAGAAATCTGTAGATTATCCAATCAATGGGTTAGTACGGAATTGAATGAAGCAACATCAAGCGGTCTTTCGCTTATAGCTTTAATTAGTATTATTAATGCCAATTACTCAGACGTTATAAAGATTTATGAAGAAGACGGTAAGTGGTATTTAGACATACTAATGAGGGAATTTAAGCTAGAGGAGCTGCCAAATTGTTTTGATAGTGATTTCGCACAGCGTTATATCAGTTCTTTGATTGCAAAACCATTTGTAATTCTTACTGGTAATAGCGGTACGGGCAAAACGAGAATTGCAAAGCAAATATCGCAGTATCTTGAGAAAGATGTTGATGGAAAAAGAAATTGGTTAATCGTTCCAGTTGGGGCGGATTGGACGGATAATACCAAAATGCTTGGTTTCTATAACCCATTGGAAGAGAGATATGTTTCTACACCGACACTGGATTTTATACTCCAGGCAAGTGAGAATGTGAGCATTCCACATTTCCTGATTCTTGATGAAATGAATCTGTCTCATGTAGAAAGATATTTTTCTGATTTCTTAAGCGCGATGGAATCAGATGAAGAAATACCTCTTTATAAGAAGCCGGTTCAAAAGGGGAATACAGAAGATTCCGAAGATGTGATTCCTGAAAAGATACGTCTTCCTAAGAACTTATTTGTAACAGGAACAGTGAATATAGATGAGACAACATATATGTTTAGTCCTAAAGTATTGGACCGTTCGAATGTTGTTGAATTTAAGCCGGAAGAGGCTGATGTTCTTAAGTTAATGACAGGAGCAACTGATGTCAACAAAGTTGAAGCGGCTGATTTTGGAGTAGCTGAAGGATTTACGGTTCTTGCATCGGAAATCAGAAATGGCGTTTGCAATGTTGAACAGGCAAAACTTGAACAGGTTCGAACATTTCTTGGTAGCATTTACGAGGATCTTCAAGAAAGTGGTTTTGAATTTGCTTATCGTACAGTTAAAGAAATTCGCCAGTATTTTGCAGCAGCATATGAGTTACATAAAGATGAATTTAATCTCACAAGAACAATGGACGAACAGATTGTTCAGAAGATTCTTCCAAAGATTTATGGTGATAGAAAGCAGATAGGAAAGTTGTTGGATACTCTCGAAGAAAAGTGCAAAAAAGGAATTGAGGATCCATCAAAAGAGATGACTTTATCAGTGAAGAAGATAAAGCAGATGAAGAAAAGGCTTGATAAGTACCAGTATGCAAGCTTTATGTAA
- a CDS encoding DNA cytosine methyltransferase, with translation MIRLATAFSGIGAIEHALNRMGLENEIVFACDNGDVNILTKDVDTDIDEIETELESLSELIEEISINDNVEDLYKNQLEGMLRASMTEFHEVDEQLNNVEEKDNELLKYTTTELLDSNVLKANRKKEYSKRLAELGKGSFANKRLEEFLLLLAFSNDFRDNNDLLEKAGLTQSVTELLERFENDNGRKLIRRVIDLAQRTSMLHEKINYLRVQRKLDSFGEDWKARKKYVDSLYEGLEKRNKVKASYTANYDIKEDDFHWNIAFLDGKQYAGKVDLFVGGSPCQSFSFVGKQRGLDDTRGTLFYEYARLIDEIRPKVFIYENVRAVTSHDGGKTWKKMQQVFSELDYSFSWKVLNARDYGVPQNRERLFVVGFRNDLDLDVEFSFPQAIELEKKMQDFLLDNAPGGYFLPEKGVDFVTSEKNLSKRFTQIDGEVQLCQKKNQQFNWHGDFVFQSEEDAEKNHIPDLEKYYLSEKVRKYVLSTGTKNFYSKPETDLEVARPLLTTMHKMHRAGVDNYVTTDGRLRKLTPRECLRLMGFSDSFKIVVSDTSMYQQAGNSIVVDVLIHIMEQILSSYPELND, from the coding sequence ATGATTAGACTTGCAACAGCATTTAGTGGAATCGGAGCAATTGAGCATGCATTAAATCGAATGGGACTCGAAAATGAAATTGTATTTGCATGTGACAATGGTGATGTAAACATTCTTACGAAGGATGTTGATACAGATATTGATGAAATAGAAACAGAATTAGAATCGCTTTCTGAACTGATTGAGGAAATAAGCATTAATGATAATGTGGAAGATCTTTATAAAAATCAGTTGGAAGGTATGCTTAGAGCATCAATGACTGAATTTCATGAAGTGGATGAACAGTTAAATAATGTCGAAGAAAAAGACAATGAATTGCTTAAATATACTACGACCGAATTATTAGATTCTAATGTATTAAAGGCCAACAGAAAGAAAGAATATAGTAAGAGACTGGCGGAACTAGGAAAGGGCTCTTTCGCAAATAAGAGACTTGAAGAGTTTCTGCTTTTATTAGCATTTTCAAATGATTTTAGAGACAACAATGACTTACTTGAAAAAGCGGGACTTACGCAGAGTGTTACAGAGTTGCTCGAAAGATTTGAAAATGATAACGGAAGAAAACTGATTCGAAGAGTTATAGATTTGGCTCAAAGAACCAGTATGCTTCACGAAAAAATTAATTATCTTCGTGTGCAAAGGAAATTAGATTCATTTGGAGAAGATTGGAAGGCTCGCAAGAAGTATGTTGATTCATTGTACGAGGGCCTTGAAAAGAGAAACAAAGTTAAAGCAAGTTACACAGCTAACTACGACATCAAAGAAGATGATTTCCATTGGAATATAGCATTCCTTGATGGAAAACAATACGCAGGAAAAGTTGATCTATTTGTTGGTGGTAGTCCATGTCAGTCATTTAGCTTTGTTGGAAAACAGAGAGGATTGGATGATACTCGAGGAACGTTGTTTTATGAATATGCACGTTTAATTGATGAAATAAGACCAAAAGTGTTCATATATGAAAATGTGCGAGCTGTTACTTCTCATGATGGAGGAAAAACTTGGAAGAAGATGCAGCAGGTTTTTAGTGAGTTGGATTATAGCTTTAGTTGGAAGGTCCTCAATGCTAGAGATTATGGTGTTCCTCAAAATAGAGAAAGATTATTTGTTGTAGGTTTTAGAAATGATCTTGATCTTGATGTTGAGTTTAGCTTTCCACAAGCAATTGAGCTTGAAAAGAAAATGCAAGATTTCTTGTTAGACAATGCACCAGGTGGTTATTTCTTGCCAGAAAAGGGTGTGGACTTTGTGACCAGTGAGAAAAATCTTTCAAAGAGATTTACACAGATAGATGGAGAGGTTCAGCTTTGTCAAAAGAAAAATCAGCAATTTAATTGGCATGGAGATTTTGTATTCCAAAGTGAAGAGGATGCAGAAAAGAACCATATTCCGGATTTAGAAAAGTACTATCTGTCTGAAAAAGTGAGAAAGTATGTATTGTCTACTGGAACAAAGAATTTTTACAGCAAGCCGGAAACTGATCTTGAGGTTGCGCGACCATTACTAACTACTATGCATAAGATGCATAGAGCAGGAGTTGACAACTATGTGACGACTGATGGCAGATTGAGAAAACTCACACCAAGAGAATGTCTACGATTAATGGGATTTTCTGACAGTTTTAAAATTGTTGTTTCAGATACCTCAATGTATCAACAGGCAGGAAACAGTATTGTTGTTGATGTCTTGATTCATATTATGGAGCAAATATTGTCAAGCTATCCTGAGCTTAATGATTAA
- a CDS encoding helix-turn-helix domain-containing protein, whose translation MDQLQDKWIGLDEAAEYLGIKPVTLRKWIKEGKDVPAHKIGRLWKFKCSELDEWVKSGKSIIE comes from the coding sequence ATGGATCAATTACAGGATAAGTGGATAGGGCTCGATGAAGCCGCAGAGTATTTGGGGATTAAGCCAGTAACTTTACGAAAGTGGATTAAAGAAGGCAAGGATGTTCCAGCACATAAGATAGGACGTCTTTGGAAATTTAAATGCTCCGAACTAGACGAATGGGTAAAGAGCGGAAAAAGTATAATAGAGTGA
- a CDS encoding IS30 family transposase — protein sequence MNLRNVTFPTDHHMYVTLVDIRNNVIRTVSTTMLSMLMLLSREGVLRVDRGVKLSQEELKELGKLIRPLIKKGQPLTHIYAEHEKELPVGLRTLYNYIDSGRIRGVANIDLRRKVAYKARRKQKGSIVQTNSYYREGRTYADFEEELKIKWSELQVVEMDTVIGTKRKGKVLLTMIFVLNSVMLLFLLPDHTADSVIRVFDYLESGLGTERFNRLFPVFLTDNGSEFKNVDRLELNSENIYRTNVFYCDPMSSWQKPHIEKNHEYIRYVLPKGKSFDGYNQEDMTLLMNHINSTKRRGLGWKSPYDLVEDDNEDMQALFKLLKMHPIPADEVHLTPELFNK from the coding sequence ATGAATCTCAGGAATGTCACCTTCCCGACAGACCACCATATGTATGTAACACTTGTAGATATAAGAAACAATGTAATAAGAACCGTTTCTACTACAATGCTAAGTATGCTGATGCTGCTGTCAAGAGAAGGCGTTCTGAGAGTAGACAGGGGGGTAAAGCTTTCACAGGAAGAACTCAAAGAACTGGGAAAACTTATCAGGCCGTTGATAAAGAAGGGGCAACCTCTTACTCACATCTATGCAGAACATGAGAAAGAATTACCTGTTGGACTCAGAACTTTGTATAACTACATTGATTCAGGTAGAATCCGTGGAGTTGCAAATATTGATCTAAGGAGAAAGGTCGCGTATAAAGCGCGAAGGAAACAGAAAGGAAGTATAGTACAAACTAATTCTTATTACCGGGAAGGTAGAACATATGCGGATTTTGAGGAAGAATTGAAGATTAAGTGGAGTGAGCTTCAAGTAGTCGAAATGGATACGGTAATAGGAACTAAACGAAAAGGGAAGGTTCTTCTTACTATGATCTTTGTACTAAACTCAGTAATGTTACTATTTCTTCTTCCAGATCATACAGCAGACTCAGTAATCAGAGTTTTTGACTACTTGGAAAGTGGTCTTGGAACTGAAAGGTTTAATAGACTGTTCCCTGTATTCCTTACTGACAACGGATCGGAATTCAAGAATGTAGACCGGTTGGAACTCAATTCTGAAAATATCTACAGAACAAATGTGTTTTACTGCGATCCTATGTCCTCATGGCAAAAACCTCATATAGAAAAGAACCATGAATATATTAGGTATGTTCTGCCAAAAGGGAAGTCATTTGATGGCTATAATCAGGAAGATATGACGCTCCTGATGAATCATATCAATAGCACTAAGAGAAGAGGCCTGGGGTGGAAATCACCTTATGATCTTGTAGAAGATGACAACGAAGATATGCAGGCATTATTTAAGCTATTAAAAATGCACCCCATCCCGGCAGATGAAGTGCATTTGACTCCAGAGTTGTTTAACAAGTAA
- a CDS encoding helix-turn-helix domain-containing protein, whose translation MKELEYIPDNNHLDLTDRVAIEIGLARKESFAKIAEKLKKHPRTIAREVKYNRTHLPAGYPFGNDCKHFNACHWKQMCGASGKRV comes from the coding sequence ATGAAAGAACTTGAATATATACCAGACAACAACCATTTAGATCTTACTGATAGGGTGGCGATTGAGATTGGATTAGCCAGGAAGGAATCATTTGCCAAGATTGCAGAAAAGTTAAAGAAGCATCCGCGTACTATTGCTAGGGAGGTTAAGTACAATAGGACTCATTTACCTGCAGGATATCCATTTGGTAATGACTGTAAACACTTTAACGCCTGTCATTGGAAACAGATGTGTGGAGCAAGCGGAAAGCGCGTGTGA
- a CDS encoding FRG domain-containing protein, with amino-acid sequence MKKVVEDFDEKTPSKADHWVQNLKCGDSVNVYHIETVNDLNQFIGYAKRINNKYGDVYFRGQTSLYNGKMIPSLYRGQERLDSITEKYNRRINKVVKSKGFKGYDRAIFEPLIQHYGIKTPYIDLVDNVWVALWFALHEAQTKIINSHEYVYYYDSKAKFSYIVLMLSDATKGKEEKPGVYVGEKTTLIDLRKSTSSVFLRPHAQHAYMIKKNEECPGDYSDLIVGIAQIPTSKGLSWLGCNEFLSLKSLFPACHFDSGYEHFLRYYPEENRGTVKAYGSIQILTD; translated from the coding sequence ATGAAGAAAGTTGTAGAGGATTTTGACGAAAAAACTCCGTCAAAGGCTGATCATTGGGTACAGAATTTGAAATGTGGCGATTCTGTTAATGTTTATCACATAGAAACTGTAAATGATTTGAACCAATTTATTGGTTATGCAAAACGAATAAATAACAAATATGGAGATGTATACTTCAGGGGCCAGACGTCACTATATAATGGAAAAATGATTCCATCACTTTATAGAGGACAAGAACGGTTAGATAGTATAACAGAAAAATACAATAGACGTATTAATAAAGTCGTGAAAAGCAAGGGCTTTAAGGGTTATGATAGAGCAATTTTTGAACCATTGATCCAACATTATGGGATAAAAACCCCATACATAGATTTAGTTGATAATGTTTGGGTAGCCTTATGGTTTGCTCTGCATGAGGCACAAACTAAGATTATTAATTCACACGAATATGTGTATTATTATGATTCAAAGGCTAAATTTTCATATATTGTATTGATGTTGTCTGATGCTACAAAAGGGAAAGAGGAAAAACCTGGAGTATATGTTGGTGAGAAAACTACTTTGATTGATTTAAGAAAGAGTACTTCTTCTGTTTTTTTAAGACCACATGCCCAGCATGCTTATATGATTAAGAAAAATGAAGAATGCCCTGGCGATTATAGTGATCTAATTGTTGGAATTGCGCAAATACCTACAAGTAAAGGATTGAGTTGGCTAGGATGTAATGAGTTTTTGTCTTTGAAAAGCCTATTTCCAGCATGTCATTTTGATTCTGGATATGAACATTTTTTGCGTTATTATCCTGAAGAAAATCGAGGAACTGTAAAAGCGTATGGTTCTATTCAGATTTTAACCGATTAA
- a CDS encoding SpoVG family protein yields the protein MRIDIRTKALEDTNNGVKGVATVTFGNSFAVRNISIVESKAGNLFISMPSFKLKTTDENGKAQFKDIAYPVTKDFREILQENVLHSYEIGEDVTFEV from the coding sequence ATGAGAATTGATATTAGAACAAAAGCGCTTGAAGACACAAACAACGGAGTTAAGGGAGTGGCAACTGTTACCTTCGGTAACAGCTTTGCAGTCAGAAATATCTCTATCGTGGAGAGCAAGGCAGGTAACCTTTTCATCTCCATGCCAAGCTTCAAACTTAAGACAACTGACGAGAACGGCAAAGCTCAGTTCAAGGATATTGCCTATCCTGTGACTAAGGACTTCAGGGAGATCCTTCAGGAGAATGTCCTTCACAGTTATGAGATCGGGGAAGATGTGACGTTTGAGGTTTGA
- a CDS encoding EFR1 family ferrodoxin (N-terminal region resembles flavodoxins. C-terminal ferrodoxin region binds two 4Fe-4S clusters.), whose translation MSGMKKIIYYYSGTGNSLRAAITIAESLDGAVLYSVRNDSQKVSAKDADVIGFVCPVYEWDVPGVFKSFIENLDINPNAYIFMVATYIAVHGRCFETVEDILSKKNAHFSYGRALRCVASQCTAYPPFPPEKIMLPYMERQTKKISSEIVARKNIPYPHMSSLTRRRYQNTMGPYIAIEHEYDKGFYTDDRCIGCSTCEKVCPNQNITMSEKRPVWNHHCHGCNACVVYCPTKAIQFKTPKAYQELGTFISKILRLPEKRKRYHHPLIKACDLMKDIIHIE comes from the coding sequence ATGAGTGGGATGAAAAAAATAATATACTATTATAGCGGAACAGGAAATAGTTTAAGGGCAGCCATCACGATTGCAGAGTCACTTGATGGTGCTGTTTTATACAGCGTAAGAAATGATTCACAAAAGGTCTCCGCCAAAGACGCTGACGTTATAGGATTTGTGTGCCCTGTATATGAATGGGATGTTCCTGGTGTCTTTAAATCTTTTATCGAAAATCTTGATATAAATCCAAACGCATATATATTTATGGTTGCAACTTATATTGCTGTTCATGGTCGTTGTTTCGAAACAGTCGAAGATATTCTTTCAAAGAAGAATGCGCATTTTTCCTACGGGCGCGCTTTACGCTGTGTGGCAAGCCAGTGTACTGCCTATCCTCCATTCCCACCGGAAAAAATCATGCTACCATATATGGAACGACAAACAAAAAAGATTAGTAGTGAAATTGTCGCAAGAAAGAACATTCCATATCCGCATATGTCGTCACTAACAAGAAGACGTTATCAAAATACTATGGGACCATATATTGCAATAGAACATGAGTATGATAAAGGGTTTTATACAGATGATAGGTGCATAGGATGCAGCACTTGTGAAAAGGTTTGTCCAAATCAAAACATAACAATGTCAGAAAAACGCCCGGTATGGAATCATCATTGTCATGGATGTAATGCTTGCGTTGTATATTGCCCGACTAAAGCTATTCAGTTCAAGACACCAAAGGCTTATCAGGAGCTTGGTACTTTCATATCCAAGATCTTAAGGTTGCCAGAAAAGCGCAAACGCTATCATCATCCACTTATTAAAGCCTGCGATTTAATGAAAGACATAATACACATTGAATAA
- a CDS encoding ATP-binding protein yields the protein MSGGLSGAYVYSEKEDQASYIKDVYTTIIKRDLVDKYGIKEEALLDSLTDYMMDNISNLTSASKISTVFKQNKVETNHITIGNYMKYLCSAFMFYKVKRYDIRGKKYLETSDKYYLSDLGFRYAMLGTRNMDYGRAYENIVALELLRRGYEIYVGKLYQKEIDFVAMKQNEKLYIQVSDNISDSDTLERELSPLRAIKDAYPKILIANTKHDDYDIEGIKVLDLTNWLMRIGVCG from the coding sequence ATGAGTGGTGGTTTATCTGGGGCATACGTATACAGCGAAAAAGAGGATCAGGCATCATATATAAAGGATGTTTACACTACAATTATAAAACGTGATCTTGTAGACAAGTATGGTATTAAGGAAGAGGCACTTTTGGATTCTTTAACAGATTATATGATGGATAATATTTCCAATCTGACATCTGCTAGTAAGATTAGTACTGTTTTTAAGCAAAATAAGGTTGAGACGAATCATATAACAATAGGAAATTATATGAAGTATCTCTGCAGTGCATTTATGTTCTATAAAGTAAAACGATACGACATTCGTGGAAAAAAGTATTTAGAAACATCAGATAAATACTATCTTAGCGATTTAGGATTTAGATATGCAATGCTTGGAACAAGAAATATGGATTATGGACGAGCATATGAAAATATAGTTGCCTTAGAATTACTCAGGAGGGGCTACGAGATTTATGTTGGCAAGTTGTATCAGAAGGAGATAGATTTTGTAGCTATGAAACAAAATGAGAAGCTGTATATCCAAGTATCAGATAATATTTCTGATTCAGATACATTGGAAAGAGAGCTGTCTCCACTAAGAGCGATAAAAGATGCATATCCTAAGATTTTGATAGCGAATACAAAGCATGATGACTATGACATAGAAGGAATAAAAGTACTAGATTTAACTAATTGGTTAATGAGAATCGGAGTTTGTGGATGA